In one Streptomyces sp. NBC_00597 genomic region, the following are encoded:
- a CDS encoding lipase family protein, whose translation MRFRTPARTRRTAIAAVTAAAAVAVSVWTPVTATASDTASDTASVTASDFASDTGRPGDVVSSAPSAFHPLPGQPTNTKAWKVHYRSTTADGAPNTVSGTVIVPQDGRTGPRPLVTYAVGTVGMGDSCAPSNNLPYGTAMEANLIQQLTLRGWAVVVTDYEGLGTPGVHTYTVGPSAGHAVLDAARAAERLPEAGLSASTPVGIMGYSQGGQASSWAAELQGSYAPELQVKGTATGGVPADLMEVADFNDGSYGAGLIFMAAAGQDAAFPELRLDSYLNPAGKALVAGMKDGCVAVDAIAGSFKRITDLTTRNPLEQPDWQARLNQSRLGRTAPAAPVYQYHALGDELIPYAVGRQLRAQWCAKGADVEWDTVWVGEHVSGVITHSPEAGNWLADRFAGRPTHTDC comes from the coding sequence ATGCGTTTCCGTACCCCCGCGCGCACCCGCAGGACCGCCATCGCCGCCGTCACCGCTGCCGCCGCCGTGGCCGTGTCGGTGTGGACCCCCGTCACCGCCACGGCATCTGACACCGCGTCCGACACCGCGTCCGTCACCGCTTCCGACTTCGCGTCCGACACCGGTCGGCCCGGGGACGTCGTCAGCTCCGCTCCGTCCGCCTTCCACCCGCTGCCCGGTCAGCCGACCAACACCAAGGCCTGGAAGGTCCACTACCGCTCCACCACCGCCGACGGCGCCCCGAACACCGTCTCCGGCACCGTGATCGTCCCCCAGGACGGCCGGACCGGCCCGCGCCCGCTCGTCACCTACGCCGTCGGCACCGTCGGCATGGGCGATTCCTGCGCGCCGAGCAACAACCTCCCGTACGGCACCGCGATGGAGGCCAACCTCATCCAGCAGCTCACCCTGCGCGGCTGGGCCGTGGTCGTCACCGACTACGAGGGCCTCGGCACCCCGGGCGTCCACACCTACACCGTCGGCCCCTCGGCCGGGCACGCCGTGCTCGATGCCGCCCGTGCCGCCGAGCGGCTCCCGGAGGCGGGGCTGTCGGCGAGCACCCCGGTCGGCATCATGGGCTACTCGCAGGGCGGCCAGGCCAGCAGCTGGGCCGCCGAACTGCAGGGCTCGTACGCGCCGGAGTTGCAGGTCAAGGGCACGGCGACCGGCGGGGTCCCGGCCGACCTGATGGAGGTGGCCGACTTCAACGACGGCTCGTACGGCGCGGGCCTCATCTTCATGGCGGCCGCCGGCCAGGACGCCGCCTTCCCCGAGCTCCGGCTCGACTCCTACCTCAACCCGGCGGGCAAGGCCCTGGTGGCGGGCATGAAGGACGGCTGCGTCGCCGTCGACGCCATCGCCGGATCCTTCAAGCGGATCACCGACCTCACCACCCGCAACCCCCTGGAACAGCCGGACTGGCAGGCCCGGTTGAACCAGAGCAGGCTCGGGCGGACGGCCCCGGCCGCGCCGGTGTACCAGTACCACGCGCTCGGCGACGAGCTCATCCCCTACGCCGTCGGGCGGCAACTGCGCGCGCAGTGGTGCGCGAAGGGGGCGGACGTGGAGTGGGACACGGTCTGGGTCGGCGAGCACGTCAGCGGCGTGATCACCCACTCCCCGGAAGCCGGCAACTGGCTGGCTGACCGCTTCGCGGGCCGTCCGACGCACACCGACTGCTGA
- a CDS encoding carboxymuconolactone decarboxylase family protein, protein MEARLNFYGNAVAGKFARYINSAGKVVSDSTLPAATQELVKIRASQLNGCGFCLDMHTKDATHAGETTLRLNMVAAWREAKVFTDAERAALELTEQGTRIADAAGGVTDEAWAEAAKHHDEDQLAALVSLIALINAYNRMNVIIQQPAGDYQPGQFG, encoded by the coding sequence ATGGAAGCTCGCCTCAACTTCTACGGCAACGCGGTGGCCGGCAAGTTCGCCCGGTACATCAACTCGGCAGGCAAGGTCGTCAGCGACTCGACCCTCCCGGCCGCCACGCAGGAGCTGGTGAAGATCCGGGCCAGCCAGCTCAACGGCTGCGGCTTCTGCCTCGACATGCACACCAAGGACGCCACGCACGCCGGGGAGACGACGCTCCGCCTGAACATGGTCGCGGCCTGGCGCGAGGCGAAGGTCTTCACCGACGCCGAGCGGGCGGCCCTGGAACTCACCGAGCAGGGCACCCGCATCGCCGACGCGGCGGGCGGGGTCACGGACGAGGCGTGGGCCGAGGCCGCCAAGCACCACGACGAGGACCAGCTGGCGGCATTGGTTTCGCTGATCGCCCTGATCAACGCCTACAACCGGATGAACGTGATCATCCAGCAGCCGGCCGGCGACTACCAGCCGGGCCAGTTCGGCTGA
- a CDS encoding long-chain fatty acid--CoA ligase, producing the protein MDGRPHTLAVFTQWTEDRYGQETALRFRSPDGGWETRTYAELGAAVRRTGRALLALGVGPGERVAVLAETRPAWTYTHFGILAAGAVLVPVYPTAGEEELAWVLADSEAVAVVCDDAAQADRVEALRAKLPALRAVVRMDALTGTDAPAGLERVPEAELLERARRVAPEADASIVYTSGTTGLPKGCRITHGNTGAIQDATLPLIQGGPGDSTYLYLPLAHVLAQLIQFTTLLEGGELCYFGGRIEDVLSELGEARPTHLPSVPRLFEKVHSVVLSLAESQEGGADRFREAVRLGVLAAEGRLPESDRPAYEEAEKNLYSLVRGAFGGRLNQAVTGAAPIAPATMDFLRACGIAIYEGYGMTETAGLISLNHPGAVRPGTVGRPIAGCEVRIAQDGEVLVRGPMVFPGYHADPAATERALDAQGWLHTGDLGEVDADGFLSITGRKKELIITSAGKNITPTEVEFAVQRSRYVSRAVLIGDHRPHPVALITLDAEEITAWARREGLDLDLPRAAAHPAVRALVEEAVTAANGTVSRPARIRAFHVLPEDFTVEAGTLTPTLKLRRTAVAQRYATEIDALYGD; encoded by the coding sequence ATGGACGGTCGGCCGCACACGCTGGCGGTGTTCACCCAGTGGACCGAGGACAGGTACGGGCAGGAGACCGCGCTGCGGTTCCGGTCGCCGGACGGCGGGTGGGAGACCCGTACGTACGCGGAGCTGGGCGCGGCGGTACGGCGGACGGGTCGGGCGCTGCTCGCGCTGGGGGTCGGTCCCGGCGAGCGGGTGGCGGTCCTGGCCGAGACGCGGCCGGCGTGGACGTACACCCACTTCGGGATCCTGGCGGCGGGCGCGGTCCTCGTACCGGTGTACCCGACGGCGGGGGAGGAGGAGCTGGCCTGGGTGCTTGCGGACTCGGAGGCGGTGGCCGTGGTCTGCGACGACGCGGCGCAGGCGGACCGGGTGGAGGCGCTGCGGGCGAAGCTCCCGGCGCTGCGCGCGGTCGTACGGATGGACGCGCTGACGGGCACGGACGCGCCGGCGGGCCTCGAACGGGTTCCGGAGGCGGAACTCCTGGAGCGGGCCCGGCGGGTGGCCCCGGAGGCGGACGCGTCGATCGTCTACACCTCGGGGACGACGGGCTTGCCCAAGGGCTGCCGCATCACGCACGGCAACACGGGCGCCATCCAGGACGCGACGCTCCCGCTGATCCAGGGCGGACCGGGCGACTCCACCTACCTGTACCTGCCGCTGGCGCACGTGCTGGCTCAGCTGATCCAGTTCACGACCCTGCTGGAGGGCGGTGAGCTGTGCTACTTCGGCGGCCGCATCGAGGACGTGCTGTCCGAGCTGGGCGAGGCGCGGCCCACCCACCTGCCGTCCGTGCCGCGCCTGTTCGAGAAGGTGCACTCGGTGGTGCTGTCGCTGGCCGAGTCCCAGGAGGGCGGCGCGGACCGCTTCCGGGAGGCGGTGCGGCTCGGGGTGCTGGCGGCGGAGGGACGACTGCCCGAGTCCGACCGGCCGGCGTACGAGGAGGCGGAGAAGAACCTGTACTCGCTGGTCAGGGGCGCCTTCGGCGGCCGGCTGAACCAGGCGGTGACCGGGGCGGCGCCGATCGCCCCGGCGACCATGGACTTCCTGCGGGCCTGCGGGATCGCGATCTACGAGGGCTACGGGATGACCGAGACCGCCGGGCTGATCAGCCTGAACCACCCGGGGGCCGTGCGCCCCGGCACGGTCGGCCGGCCCATCGCGGGCTGTGAGGTCCGCATCGCGCAGGACGGCGAGGTCCTGGTCCGGGGCCCGATGGTCTTCCCGGGCTACCACGCGGACCCGGCCGCGACGGAGCGGGCGCTGGATGCGCAGGGCTGGCTGCACACCGGGGACCTGGGGGAGGTGGACGCCGACGGGTTCCTGTCGATCACCGGCCGCAAGAAGGAGCTGATCATCACCTCGGCGGGGAAGAACATCACGCCGACGGAGGTCGAGTTCGCCGTCCAGCGCTCCCGGTACGTGTCGCGGGCGGTCCTGATCGGCGACCACCGGCCCCACCCCGTCGCCCTGATCACCCTGGACGCGGAGGAGATCACGGCCTGGGCGCGGCGCGAGGGCCTCGACCTGGACCTGCCCCGGGCGGCCGCCCACCCGGCGGTCCGCGCCCTGGTCGAGGAGGCGGTCACGGCGGCCAACGGAACGGTCTCGCGCCCGGCCCGCATCCGCGCCTTCCACGTCCTGCCGGAGGACTTCACCGTCGAGGCGGGCACCTTGACCCCGACCCTCAAGCTCCGCCGCACGGCGGTGGCGCAGCGCTACGCGACGGAGATCGACGCGCTGTACGGGGACTGA
- a CDS encoding DUF6185 family protein — protein MIHFRRHVLLSLLSLLSLLSLLVLSSALFLAGPARAADPPRARSCNPDRLAGTKITTSAELVHRGRDASTITSVTDIKIPAGWERTSDLLLDTHSPFYRDALRCLLGKGAPAKGEDPLDYEWRLKPLSVELSGKWVTVHYEAVTWIQTLGTYEVGLWTLTAGKGEWRVRLRPPPSLTKATWETVRVRLGGPSAMSAWPPPTFGEDRAELSWHDKKPIEVPDVSFRPPAAQEWAALAQTEGQIWEVLGVGGASGAFGGVATGLLAFVAGRWLRRGLRRDPLPAEERALKGLDSWAVILVLVTVVAYLGDDLYGLLQRRFLWSGDYTATVELFSIVFIGVVLCFFGQLRRWLLVFVCGLAACVVSLCVAAELSVAGLLPTSDILIEGPGLGLAVLVDSVPVFLCCLGIIASGQRLLCLGGRRLSQGAMVCIAAGVSGATMLWAFLSFDRSWERRSWLNDVVANTPESPLAKAYDAWWWWFAEDALSVLADIIVFLTALALVGALRVCRAEQHEADSFTPNAAEKSVLAVFFVVIVVPNFAWYFGFSGYAATLVTGLAAVWALLALGRSKSVLEQPAAGDAPLGKVISGTDRSQWLRLARHYRELTARLHHAGSGSQAEQSASQEAIEREIDQLDQCLPEGVRPVDLPFALGPMLTWWGNACRCALIACFVGLPATGLMYWIDLVRGDSWAVMAENSVGFLKVVLEILYWHMTWVGGGFFLGALWRDLPGRHGPMKALYVAIAFAVPVGFHQIIAQITGDAMQGTIAASAAFASVMTCTGLVMDLQTFASERRYWPSNASLLVYVYQMRIASVAFCLAQLLVLVTIWKSFKEGGPTAPPPSR, from the coding sequence GTGATCCATTTCAGGCGTCACGTGCTGCTCTCGCTCCTCTCGCTCCTCTCGCTCCTCTCATTGCTCGTGCTGTCGTCGGCCCTGTTCCTGGCCGGCCCCGCCCGGGCCGCGGATCCCCCTCGGGCCCGTTCCTGCAATCCGGACCGGCTCGCCGGGACGAAGATCACCACCTCGGCGGAGCTCGTCCACCGCGGCCGCGACGCCAGCACCATCACCAGCGTCACGGACATCAAGATCCCGGCGGGCTGGGAGCGGACCTCCGACCTGCTGCTGGACACGCATTCGCCGTTCTACCGGGACGCGCTCCGCTGCCTCCTGGGGAAGGGCGCCCCAGCCAAGGGGGAGGATCCCCTCGACTACGAATGGCGGTTGAAACCGCTTTCCGTGGAGCTCTCCGGCAAATGGGTCACCGTCCACTACGAGGCCGTCACTTGGATCCAGACGCTCGGCACGTACGAGGTGGGCTTGTGGACGCTGACGGCGGGCAAGGGCGAGTGGAGGGTCCGGCTGAGACCTCCTCCGAGCCTCACCAAGGCGACGTGGGAGACGGTCCGCGTACGCCTGGGGGGACCGTCCGCGATGTCGGCCTGGCCGCCGCCGACGTTCGGTGAGGACCGCGCCGAACTGAGCTGGCACGACAAGAAGCCGATCGAGGTCCCCGACGTGTCCTTCAGGCCGCCGGCCGCGCAGGAATGGGCGGCGCTCGCTCAAACGGAGGGCCAGATCTGGGAAGTGCTGGGCGTCGGCGGGGCGTCGGGGGCGTTCGGGGGCGTGGCAACCGGCCTCCTGGCCTTCGTCGCAGGCCGGTGGCTCCGGCGGGGCCTGCGGCGCGATCCCCTTCCAGCAGAGGAAAGGGCCCTCAAGGGGCTGGATTCATGGGCGGTGATCCTGGTGCTCGTCACCGTGGTCGCCTACCTGGGCGATGATCTTTACGGGCTCCTCCAAAGACGGTTCCTCTGGAGCGGGGACTACACGGCGACGGTCGAGCTGTTCTCGATCGTTTTCATCGGCGTCGTCCTGTGCTTCTTCGGGCAGCTGCGCAGGTGGCTGCTCGTCTTCGTCTGCGGACTCGCCGCCTGCGTCGTCTCCCTCTGCGTGGCCGCCGAACTGTCCGTGGCCGGGCTGCTTCCCACCAGTGACATCCTGATTGAGGGTCCTGGTCTCGGGCTGGCGGTGCTGGTCGATTCGGTGCCGGTGTTCCTGTGCTGTCTGGGGATCATCGCCAGCGGGCAACGCCTCCTGTGCCTGGGCGGCAGGCGACTGTCGCAAGGGGCGATGGTCTGCATCGCGGCCGGGGTGTCGGGAGCGACCATGCTCTGGGCGTTCCTTTCCTTCGACCGCAGCTGGGAGCGCAGGTCCTGGCTGAACGACGTCGTGGCGAACACCCCCGAATCGCCGTTGGCAAAGGCGTATGACGCATGGTGGTGGTGGTTCGCCGAAGACGCGCTGTCCGTACTGGCGGACATCATCGTCTTCCTGACGGCGCTGGCTCTGGTGGGCGCCCTGCGCGTGTGCAGGGCCGAACAGCACGAGGCCGATTCCTTCACGCCCAACGCGGCCGAGAAGTCGGTTCTCGCCGTTTTCTTCGTCGTCATCGTCGTCCCGAACTTCGCCTGGTATTTCGGATTCTCGGGATACGCGGCGACGCTGGTCACGGGTCTTGCCGCGGTGTGGGCCTTGCTGGCTCTGGGGCGGTCCAAGTCGGTCCTGGAACAGCCCGCCGCGGGCGATGCACCCCTGGGAAAGGTGATTTCGGGAACGGACCGGTCGCAGTGGTTGCGCCTGGCACGGCACTACAGGGAACTGACGGCCCGTCTGCACCACGCCGGTTCGGGATCCCAGGCCGAGCAGTCCGCGTCGCAGGAGGCCATCGAGCGGGAAATCGACCAGCTTGACCAGTGCCTGCCGGAAGGGGTCAGGCCCGTCGACCTGCCGTTCGCCCTCGGTCCCATGCTCACGTGGTGGGGCAACGCCTGCCGGTGCGCGCTCATCGCCTGCTTCGTGGGTCTTCCCGCCACCGGGCTGATGTACTGGATCGATCTGGTCCGCGGCGACTCCTGGGCCGTCATGGCGGAAAACTCCGTCGGGTTCTTGAAGGTGGTCCTGGAGATCCTCTACTGGCACATGACGTGGGTGGGCGGAGGGTTCTTCCTGGGTGCGCTGTGGCGTGACCTTCCCGGACGACACGGGCCGATGAAGGCCCTGTACGTGGCCATCGCCTTCGCCGTCCCGGTCGGATTCCACCAGATCATCGCCCAGATCACCGGTGACGCCATGCAGGGCACGATCGCCGCCAGCGCCGCCTTCGCGTCCGTGATGACCTGCACCGGTCTGGTCATGGACCTCCAGACGTTCGCGAGCGAACGGCGCTACTGGCCGTCCAACGCCAGCCTGCTGGTGTACGTCTACCAGATGCGCATCGCCTCGGTGGCGTTCTGCCTGGCGCAGCTCCTGGTGCTGGTCACGATCTGGAAGTCGTTCAAAGAAGGAGGGCCGACAGCGCCTCCGCCCTCCCGATGA
- a CDS encoding calcium-binding protein, with translation MARIISAGVVTAALFGLGIPAAGAAAPVTCFGVAATITGTGVINGTPGNDVIVGSASADTVNGLGGNDLICGLGGNDQLVGGAGNDRLDGGAGNDVMRGDAAVASGNATGGGHDELRGRDGDDDMVGDSFTASGNAVGGGNDLLDGGAGADFMVGDSESDDAGTARGGGNDRMFGGDGDDEHMTGDSVALGGDATGGGNDLLDGGNGDDGLLGDSASPFQGTGTGAGNDVLRAGPGTGDNVVGDSEGVAGAVGSGGNDQIDMGVDGGVFALGDHNIGDPDGGRARGAGNDRITGGSGAEILIGDSSVGDDSVTSAGNDQIDGGGGDDTLFGDNSNFDGDATAGTAGGRDQLRGRAGDDSIFAGPADDFLDGGPNTDACDGQAGTADVAVNCESTANIP, from the coding sequence ATGGCACGCATCATCTCGGCCGGTGTCGTCACTGCCGCGCTGTTCGGCCTGGGGATCCCGGCGGCCGGTGCCGCCGCCCCGGTGACCTGTTTCGGGGTCGCCGCCACCATCACCGGCACCGGCGTCATCAACGGGACGCCCGGCAATGACGTCATCGTCGGCTCGGCGTCCGCCGACACCGTCAACGGGCTCGGTGGCAACGACCTCATCTGCGGGCTCGGCGGCAACGACCAGCTGGTCGGCGGTGCCGGGAACGACCGGCTCGACGGCGGCGCCGGCAACGACGTCATGCGCGGCGACGCGGCCGTCGCCTCCGGCAACGCCACCGGCGGCGGCCACGACGAGCTGCGCGGGCGCGACGGCGACGACGACATGGTCGGCGACTCGTTCACCGCCAGTGGGAATGCCGTGGGCGGGGGGAACGACCTGCTGGACGGCGGGGCCGGCGCCGACTTCATGGTGGGCGACTCCGAGAGCGATGACGCCGGGACCGCCCGGGGTGGCGGCAACGACCGCATGTTCGGCGGCGACGGCGACGACGAGCACATGACCGGCGACAGCGTCGCCCTGGGCGGCGACGCCACCGGCGGCGGCAACGACCTGCTGGACGGCGGCAACGGCGACGACGGCCTGCTCGGGGACTCCGCCTCGCCCTTCCAGGGGACGGGCACGGGCGCGGGCAACGACGTCCTGCGCGCCGGCCCGGGCACCGGGGACAACGTCGTCGGTGACAGCGAGGGCGTCGCGGGAGCCGTCGGCAGCGGCGGCAACGACCAGATCGACATGGGTGTCGACGGCGGCGTCTTCGCCCTGGGCGACCACAACATCGGCGACCCCGACGGCGGGCGGGCCAGGGGCGCGGGCAACGACCGGATCACCGGCGGTTCCGGTGCCGAGATCCTCATCGGCGACAGCTCCGTCGGCGACGACTCCGTCACCTCGGCCGGAAACGACCAGATCGACGGCGGGGGCGGCGACGACACGCTCTTCGGTGACAACTCCAACTTCGACGGGGACGCGACCGCGGGCACGGCGGGCGGCCGGGACCAGCTCCGCGGCCGGGCCGGCGACGACTCGATCTTCGCCGGCCCGGCGGACGACTTCCTCGACGGCGGCCCCAACACCGACGCCTGCGACGGTCAGGCCGGCACCGCCGATGTCGCCGTCAACTGCGAGTCGACGGCCAACATCCCCTAG
- a CDS encoding MarR family transcriptional regulator, with protein MHYSERLLIHIKQAERITQAAKEAAVREAGITAAQQAALAVLSDNPGINAAELARRLSVTPQTMNSLLGRLETRGLIARTPHPIHGTLIEIRMTERGAEVFATADALVAKLDARLAEGLSEAESAAVRDLLARIVRNAEAAGR; from the coding sequence ATGCACTACTCCGAGCGCCTGTTGATCCACATCAAGCAGGCCGAACGCATCACGCAGGCCGCCAAGGAGGCCGCGGTGCGCGAGGCCGGGATCACCGCTGCCCAGCAGGCCGCGCTCGCCGTGCTCAGCGACAACCCCGGGATCAACGCCGCCGAACTCGCGCGCCGCCTCTCGGTGACTCCGCAGACGATGAACAGCCTGCTCGGCCGGCTGGAGACCCGCGGCCTCATCGCGCGCACCCCGCACCCGATCCACGGCACGCTCATCGAGATCCGGATGACCGAGCGCGGCGCGGAGGTGTTCGCCACCGCCGACGCGCTGGTGGCCAAGCTCGACGCCCGCCTCGCCGAGGGCCTGTCCGAGGCCGAGTCGGCCGCCGTACGGGACCTGCTCGCCCGGATCGTCCGGAACGCGGAGGCCGCGGGCCGCTAG
- a CDS encoding alpha/beta hydrolase, which produces MTNYVLVAGTWLGSWAWEEVAERLRAAGHGVHPLTLSGLAERQGEPAGQQTHVRDIVSEVERLDLREVVLVGHSYSGIPVGQAAERMGDRLARVVFVDANVPVDGKSFSDAWPVQAEIDAHGGSWPPLTADDYAGQGLDAEQIDRIVSGSTPHPGATLTEPAELTGALPELPALYVKCLLDGEDPGPVVTGLLEGERWSLVQMETGHWPMFSAPAELARILSDAARASNA; this is translated from the coding sequence ATGACGAACTACGTACTGGTGGCAGGCACATGGCTCGGCTCGTGGGCGTGGGAGGAGGTGGCCGAGCGGCTGCGCGCTGCGGGGCACGGCGTCCATCCGCTGACGCTGTCCGGCCTGGCCGAGCGGCAGGGCGAACCGGCCGGACAGCAGACGCACGTCCGGGACATCGTGTCCGAGGTCGAACGCCTCGACCTGCGCGAGGTGGTCCTCGTCGGCCACAGCTACTCGGGCATCCCGGTCGGCCAGGCCGCCGAGCGGATGGGGGACCGGCTGGCCCGGGTGGTGTTCGTGGACGCCAACGTCCCGGTGGACGGCAAGTCCTTCTCGGACGCGTGGCCGGTGCAGGCCGAGATCGACGCCCACGGCGGCTCCTGGCCCCCGCTGACCGCCGACGACTACGCGGGCCAGGGCCTGGACGCGGAGCAGATCGACCGCATCGTGTCGGGCTCGACCCCGCACCCGGGCGCCACCCTCACGGAACCGGCGGAGCTCACGGGCGCGCTGCCCGAACTCCCTGCGCTGTACGTGAAGTGCCTGCTGGACGGTGAGGACCCCGGCCCGGTGGTGACGGGGCTCCTGGAGGGCGAGCGGTGGAGCCTCGTGCAGATGGAGACGGGGCACTGGCCGATGTTCTCGGCGCCGGCGGAACTGGCCCGGATCCTGTCGGACGCGGCGAGGGCTTCCAATGCCTGA
- a CDS encoding heme-binding protein, translating to MTAVRTRPALGNDLARAIVDAALAAARETDLFFAVAVVDESGHLSAFARMDGSGLMTIQIAQDKAYTAAAFGLSTSGWHEFVENDAQLSAGARTGIDRLVTFGGGLPIVVDGQLVGGIGVSGGHWSDDVKIAEAGLAAITA from the coding sequence ATGACTGCTGTCCGCACCCGCCCGGCCCTCGGCAACGACCTCGCACGCGCCATCGTCGACGCCGCCCTTGCCGCCGCCCGGGAGACCGACCTGTTCTTCGCCGTCGCCGTCGTCGACGAATCGGGCCACCTCAGCGCGTTCGCCCGGATGGACGGCTCGGGCCTGATGACGATCCAGATCGCCCAGGACAAGGCGTACACGGCGGCCGCCTTCGGCCTGAGCACCTCCGGCTGGCACGAGTTCGTCGAGAACGACGCGCAGCTTTCGGCGGGGGCCCGCACCGGAATCGACCGCCTGGTCACGTTCGGCGGCGGCCTGCCGATCGTCGTGGACGGCCAGCTGGTGGGCGGAATCGGCGTCTCGGGCGGCCACTGGTCGGACGACGTCAAGATCGCCGAAGCGGGCCTGGCCGCCATCACCGCGTAG
- a CDS encoding AraC family transcriptional regulator: MGRRTITVHHVRALLAGAARGGIDTVPLLQEAQIPPLLLGDDRARITPAQFARLFRALYRTTQDEFLGLSAVPSRPGTFAMMCHASLGCRDLGAAVERAATFYGLFAGGPELALEVSGSEARFTVRNDFARDEQRFLTECVLAIWHRLSSWLIGRRIPLAHAAFAYPPPPHEAEYEILFDCPVRFGADRTGAAFDAHWLAAPLVRDEASLDEMLRRAPFDLLSRPAYGTTVSEQVRRALARQLRSSPRLPALGEVAARLAVSPATLRRRLQQEGTSFQQLKDHVRRDAAIAGLAEGNEPIAELAARLGFSEDTAFHRAFRRWTGTTPGAYRVASGPAQDDLVERWTAE; encoded by the coding sequence ATGGGGAGGCGGACGATCACCGTGCACCATGTGCGTGCCCTGCTCGCGGGGGCGGCGCGGGGCGGCATCGACACCGTGCCACTGCTCCAGGAGGCGCAGATCCCGCCGCTGCTGCTCGGCGACGACCGGGCGCGGATCACCCCGGCGCAGTTCGCCCGGCTGTTCCGGGCGCTGTACCGGACCACGCAGGACGAGTTCCTCGGCTTGTCGGCGGTACCGAGCCGCCCGGGCACCTTCGCGATGATGTGCCACGCCTCGCTCGGCTGCCGGGACCTCGGCGCCGCGGTGGAGCGGGCCGCGACCTTCTACGGCCTGTTCGCGGGCGGCCCGGAGCTCGCGCTCGAAGTGAGCGGCTCCGAGGCCCGGTTCACCGTCCGCAACGACTTCGCGCGGGACGAGCAGCGCTTCCTCACCGAATGCGTGCTCGCCATCTGGCACCGGCTGAGCAGCTGGCTGATCGGCCGCCGCATCCCCCTCGCGCACGCGGCGTTCGCCTATCCCCCGCCGCCGCACGAGGCCGAGTACGAGATCCTCTTCGACTGCCCGGTCCGCTTCGGGGCCGACCGTACGGGCGCCGCCTTCGACGCCCACTGGCTGGCCGCACCCCTCGTACGGGACGAGGCCTCGCTCGACGAGATGCTGCGCCGGGCCCCCTTCGACCTGCTGTCGCGCCCGGCGTACGGGACGACCGTCTCGGAACAGGTCCGCCGCGCCCTCGCCCGGCAACTGCGCAGCTCCCCGCGGCTGCCGGCGCTCGGGGAGGTCGCGGCACGGCTGGCGGTGTCCCCGGCGACGCTGCGGCGCCGGCTCCAGCAGGAGGGGACCTCGTTCCAGCAGCTGAAGGACCACGTACGGCGGGACGCGGCGATCGCGGGCCTGGCGGAGGGCAACGAACCCATCGCCGAACTGGCGGCCCGCCTCGGCTTCTCCGAGGACACCGCCTTCCACCGCGCGTTCCGCCGCTGGACGGGCACGACTCCGGGCGCGTACCGCGTCGCGTCGGGCCCCGCGCAGGACGACCTCGTGGAACGCTGGACGGCAGAGTGA
- a CDS encoding DUF397 domain-containing protein yields the protein MNSTDLAWFKSSYSDGEGGECVEVAFDWRKSSYSSGEGGQCVEVAACASTVHVRDSKVTSGPEMAVAPTVWAAFLGGISL from the coding sequence ATGAATTCCACCGACCTGGCTTGGTTCAAGAGCTCCTACAGCGATGGCGAGGGCGGCGAGTGCGTCGAAGTCGCCTTCGACTGGCGGAAGTCGAGCTACAGCAGCGGCGAAGGCGGCCAGTGCGTCGAGGTAGCCGCCTGCGCGAGCACCGTCCACGTCCGGGACTCCAAGGTGACCTCAGGGCCCGAGATGGCCGTGGCGCCGACCGTCTGGGCCGCGTTCCTGGGTGGCATCAGCCTCTAG